From one Gemmobacter sp. genomic stretch:
- a CDS encoding ABC transporter ATP-binding protein codes for MTDAMLSIHDLSVAYGQVQVLFGVDLAVAPGSVTTLIGANGAGKTTLMKTLAGMVAPRAGTVLFEGRDIAHLPSHARVDGGLALIPEGRLVFGGMTVEQNLRLGAIAPSARAGHDEMLAEVYRRFPKLAERRHQRAGLMSGGEQQMLALGRGLMARPRLILMDEPTLGLAPVMVKKVFDTIAELRDAGFTILLAEQNARVALELADHAYLLENGRIAMAGTGADLLASARVRQAYLGM; via the coding sequence ATGACCGATGCGATGCTGTCCATTCACGACCTGTCGGTGGCCTATGGCCAGGTGCAGGTGCTGTTCGGCGTCGATCTGGCGGTGGCACCGGGCAGCGTGACCACGCTGATCGGCGCGAACGGCGCCGGCAAGACCACGCTGATGAAGACCCTTGCCGGCATGGTGGCGCCGCGCGCGGGCACCGTGCTGTTCGAGGGGCGCGACATTGCCCATCTGCCCAGCCATGCCCGGGTGGATGGCGGGCTGGCGCTGATCCCTGAAGGGCGGCTGGTGTTCGGCGGCATGACGGTGGAACAGAACCTGCGCCTTGGTGCCATCGCCCCGTCGGCCCGCGCCGGCCATGACGAGATGCTGGCCGAGGTGTACCGCCGCTTCCCCAAGCTGGCCGAACGCCGCCACCAGCGCGCCGGCCTGATGTCGGGGGGCGAACAGCAGATGCTGGCGCTGGGGCGGGGCCTGATGGCGCGGCCCCGGCTGATCCTGATGGATGAACCCACGCTGGGGCTGGCGCCGGTGATGGTGAAGAAGGTGTTTGACACCATCGCCGAACTGCGCGACGCGGGCTTTACCATCCTGCTGGCCGAACAGAATGCCCGCGTGGCGCTGGAACTGGCCGACCACGCCTATCTTCTGGAAAACGGCCGGATCGCCATGGCCGGGACGGGGGCCGATCTGCTGGCCTCGGCCCGGGTGCGGCAGGCCTATTTGGGGATGTGA
- a CDS encoding branched-chain amino acid ABC transporter permease produces MVDTILSGQLLFAALVSGSLYALVALGLNLVYGTLRLLNIAHGDLVMIGAYVAFWLFTLWAVPPLVALVLAAGLCAGFGWAVYAGLFRRMLAKPALARRVEANSLILFYGISVILQNAAALAFTASPRAYRWLDTVITWGGVSMTLNRLLTLAVAAGICVAVLAFLRFHLFGWGLRAVIQRKDAAQVVGVNIERVQLATICAGFAVAGVAGVLVSMTEQITPFMGFPFTIVAFVVIIVGGLGNIGAGVLAGFALGLVETYGIALTSAGYRSILIYGIFVAVLMLRPEGLFTRAVRT; encoded by the coding sequence ATGGTGGATACCATCCTCTCGGGGCAGCTTCTGTTCGCCGCGCTGGTCTCGGGTTCGCTTTATGCGCTGGTGGCGCTGGGGTTGAACCTGGTCTATGGCACGCTGCGGCTGCTGAACATCGCGCATGGCGATCTGGTGATGATCGGCGCCTATGTGGCCTTCTGGCTGTTCACCCTGTGGGCGGTGCCGCCGCTGGTGGCGCTGGTGCTGGCGGCGGGCCTGTGCGCGGGCTTCGGCTGGGCGGTCTATGCCGGGCTGTTCCGGCGGATGCTGGCCAAGCCCGCGCTGGCCCGGCGGGTCGAGGCGAATTCGCTGATCCTGTTCTACGGCATTTCGGTGATCTTGCAGAACGCGGCTGCGCTGGCCTTTACCGCATCGCCCCGCGCCTATCGCTGGCTGGATACGGTGATCACCTGGGGCGGCGTCAGCATGACGCTGAACCGCCTGCTGACGCTGGCCGTGGCGGCGGGGATCTGCGTTGCGGTGCTGGCGTTCCTGCGGTTCCACCTGTTCGGCTGGGGCCTGCGGGCGGTGATCCAGCGCAAGGATGCCGCGCAGGTGGTGGGGGTGAACATCGAACGGGTGCAACTGGCCACCATCTGCGCCGGGTTCGCGGTGGCGGGGGTGGCGGGGGTGCTGGTTAGCATGACCGAACAGATCACGCCCTTCATGGGCTTTCCGTTCACCATCGTGGCCTTTGTCGTGATCATCGTCGGCGGGCTTGGCAATATCGGCGCCGGGGTGCTGGCAGGGTTCGCGCTGGGGTTGGTGGAAACCTATGGCATCGCGCTGACCTCGGCCGGGTATCGGTCGATCCTGATCTACGGGATCTTTGTCGCCGTGCTGATGCTGCGCCCCGAGGGGCTGTTCACCAGGGCGGTGCGGACATGA
- a CDS encoding amino acid ABC transporter substrate-binding protein, translated as MKRPNRLAGIALGALMTLASAGAALAADPIRIGYSIARTGIFAAAAPSQENPYLLWQEQVNAAGGLDLPGGEKRPVEFVSYDDQSNPANTVRIYERLITQDKVDLLAAPWGTPMHLALAPVLQRYKFPMVGNTAASVQLRKVAPGYIWFTTSAIPDSMGTEMAAMLKANGMKSVAVLANELPYAQEFRSFLLPALKEAGITVLVDQSYPPDAKDMTSMLVEVKAKAPDAVLALTYPADAFLFTGQARELGIASPFVLSLIGPTIDAYRKAFGPGANGIVSSAHWSGQATAWPRGKAFFDAYVTRFGEEPDALDSAVTWMSMEILQQAVAKAGLDREKLREAIATGTFDTINGTVKFEGVQNTQTATGFVQIQDGKIELVWPPAVKTADFKPKQGW; from the coding sequence ATGAAACGACCCAACAGACTGGCGGGCATCGCGCTGGGTGCGCTGATGACGCTTGCCTCGGCGGGCGCGGCGCTGGCCGCCGACCCGATCCGCATCGGCTATTCCATCGCGCGCACCGGGATTTTCGCCGCCGCCGCGCCATCGCAGGAAAACCCCTACCTGCTGTGGCAGGAACAGGTGAACGCGGCCGGCGGGCTGGACCTGCCGGGCGGCGAAAAGCGCCCGGTGGAATTCGTCAGCTATGACGACCAGTCGAACCCCGCCAATACCGTGCGCATCTATGAACGGCTGATCACCCAGGACAAGGTGGATTTGCTGGCCGCACCCTGGGGCACGCCGATGCATCTGGCGCTGGCGCCGGTTCTGCAACGCTACAAGTTCCCGATGGTGGGCAACACCGCCGCATCCGTGCAGCTGCGCAAGGTGGCGCCGGGCTATATCTGGTTCACCACATCCGCCATCCCCGACAGCATGGGCACCGAGATGGCGGCGATGCTCAAGGCCAACGGGATGAAATCGGTGGCCGTGCTGGCCAACGAACTGCCCTATGCGCAGGAATTCCGCAGCTTTCTGCTGCCCGCGCTGAAAGAGGCGGGGATCACGGTTCTGGTGGACCAGAGCTATCCGCCCGATGCCAAGGACATGACCTCGATGCTGGTCGAGGTCAAGGCCAAGGCCCCCGATGCCGTGCTGGCGCTGACCTATCCGGCCGATGCCTTTCTGTTCACCGGCCAGGCGCGCGAACTGGGCATCGCCTCGCCCTTTGTGCTGTCGCTGATCGGGCCGACGATCGACGCCTACCGCAAGGCATTCGGCCCCGGGGCGAATGGCATCGTATCCTCGGCCCACTGGTCGGGGCAGGCCACCGCCTGGCCGCGCGGCAAGGCGTTCTTTGACGCCTATGTGACCCGCTTCGGCGAAGAACCCGACGCACTGGACAGTGCCGTCACCTGGATGTCGATGGAGATTCTGCAACAGGCCGTGGCCAAGGCGGGCCTTGACCGCGAAAAGCTGCGCGAGGCGATTGCGACGGGCACGTTCGACACCATCAACGGCACGGTGAAGTTCGAGGGCGTGCAGAACACGCAGACCGCCACCGGATTTGTCCAGATCCAGGATGGCAAGATCGAACTGGTCTGGCCGCCCGCCGTCAAGACCGCCGATTTCAAGCCGAAACAGGGCTGGTAA
- a CDS encoding branched-chain amino acid ABC transporter permease, giving the protein MKAVWPLAGLALALLGMVAPLSGNAYLTGVAFQVAMWIALAQSWSMLSATTGYVSLGHAVFYGIGGYVAVLMVDAAAFPLVMLVAALAPALFAAVVGLPVLRVRGPYFVILTYGLAELVRHAVMRIESALGSFGRMIFSAPTPEALLWWMVGLAVAATLGAWMVRHSRFGAGLAAIREDEVAAETLGVPVARMKLLALIASAIIPGAVGALAMMRTGYFEPGQAFDPVVSFTIVTMALVGGTDTVRGPVLGAIGFTLLSELLWSNFPQLYMIVLGAALIGFVLFVPQGISGLLDRKGGRA; this is encoded by the coding sequence ATGAAGGCGGTCTGGCCCCTTGCCGGTCTGGCGCTGGCCCTGCTGGGCATGGTGGCGCCCCTGTCGGGCAATGCCTATCTGACCGGCGTCGCCTTTCAGGTCGCCATGTGGATCGCGCTGGCGCAAAGCTGGTCGATGCTGTCGGCGACCACGGGCTATGTCTCGCTGGGTCATGCGGTGTTCTACGGCATCGGCGGCTATGTCGCGGTGCTGATGGTGGATGCGGCGGCCTTTCCGCTGGTGATGCTGGTGGCGGCGCTGGCGCCGGCGCTGTTTGCCGCCGTGGTCGGCCTGCCGGTGCTGCGGGTGCGGGGCCCCTATTTCGTGATCCTGACCTATGGTCTGGCCGAACTGGTGCGCCATGCGGTGATGCGCATCGAATCCGCGCTGGGCAGCTTTGGCCGGATGATCTTTTCCGCGCCGACGCCCGAGGCGCTGCTATGGTGGATGGTGGGGCTGGCCGTGGCTGCCACGCTGGGCGCCTGGATGGTTCGGCATTCCCGCTTTGGCGCCGGCCTTGCCGCCATCCGCGAGGATGAGGTGGCGGCCGAAACCCTGGGCGTGCCGGTGGCCCGGATGAAGCTGCTGGCGCTGATCGCCTCGGCCATCATTCCGGGCGCGGTGGGGGCGCTGGCCATGATGCGGACCGGGTATTTCGAACCCGGCCAGGCCTTTGACCCGGTGGTCAGCTTTACCATCGTCACCATGGCGCTGGTCGGCGGCACCGATACGGTGCGCGGCCCGGTGCTGGGCGCCATCGGCTTTACCCTGTTGTCGGAACTGCTGTGGTCGAACTTCCCCCAGCTTTACATGATCGTGCTGGGCGCCGCGCTGATCGGGTTTGTGCTGTTCGTGCCGCAGGGCATCTCGGGGCTGCTGGACCGCAAGGGGGGCCGCGCATGA
- a CDS encoding ABC transporter ATP-binding protein encodes MSFLEVRNITKRFGGIVALNDVSLSVARGEILGLMGANGAGKTTLFSVIAGHAAPTSGEVLFNGRRITGLSPARICRQGICRTFQIVRPMAGLSVAENARVAALYGAHALRGPQAEAKAAEALAAVGLADQRQALAGALTLSGQKRLEIARALATGAELVMLDEVMAGLNPTEIAAMLETLATLRRDHGLTFVIVEHVIGALMTLSDRILVLHHGEQIAFGTPAEIGRNAQVAEVYFG; translated from the coding sequence ATGAGCTTTCTGGAGGTGCGCAACATCACCAAGCGGTTCGGTGGCATCGTGGCGCTGAACGATGTCAGCCTGTCGGTGGCGCGGGGCGAGATCTTGGGCCTGATGGGGGCGAACGGTGCCGGCAAGACCACGCTGTTCAGCGTGATCGCCGGCCATGCGGCGCCCACCAGTGGCGAGGTGCTGTTCAACGGCCGGCGTATCACCGGCCTGTCGCCGGCGCGGATCTGCCGGCAGGGCATCTGCCGCACATTCCAGATCGTGCGGCCCATGGCGGGGCTGAGCGTGGCGGAAAATGCGCGGGTGGCGGCCCTGTATGGCGCCCATGCCCTGCGCGGCCCGCAGGCCGAGGCCAAGGCGGCCGAGGCGCTGGCCGCCGTGGGCCTGGCCGATCAGCGGCAGGCGCTGGCGGGCGCGCTGACCCTGTCGGGGCAAAAGCGGCTGGAGATCGCCCGCGCGCTGGCCACCGGCGCCGAACTGGTGATGCTGGACGAGGTGATGGCCGGCCTGAACCCGACCGAGATTGCGGCGATGCTGGAGACCTTGGCCACCCTGCGCCGCGACCATGGCCTGACCTTTGTCATCGTGGAACATGTGATCGGCGCGCTGATGACGCTGTCGGACCGCATCCTTGTGCTGCACCATGGCGAACAGATCGCCTTTGGCACCCCGGCCGAGATCGGCCGCAACGCCCAGGTCGCAGAGGTGTATTTCGGATGA
- a CDS encoding xanthine dehydrogenase family protein molybdopterin-binding subunit: MSLDAFTGSTVGKSVAKLDNLEKVRGQAAYIADLYRPGMLHGAILASPYPHARILGYDLAEALAAPGVVAIVTGDDVGDGRMGAFIKDEHAIARGKVMYVGEPVAAVAARTEAEARAACRLIRVDYEELPAVLSPEEGLAEGAPILHEHLADYIKVFDAGSTGNLCSRTRLEEGSVDTAWDQCDVIVEGEYTTQAQAHVSMEPCGALAEVDAAGRITLWSANQSVFRVQANVCESLGLPMSQLRSLTPRVGAGFGNKMEPHIQPICVALAIKAQRPVKLILSREEDFEMVRARHPFKVWMRTGAKADGTLVARDCRVLLDCGAFADDSPGVMGYALLMCGGPYRIPHMRASGQLVYTNKLRFGAFRGFGNPQVLFAGEQQIDQIAEKLGLDVFEIRRRNMLREGDRWFVGPQIASNGLARCIDAVEHAAQAPRADGTPRNFGFAVTAHISGLLGTGAIVRMLEDGTISLNTGATDIGQGSDTVLAQICAEELKVPLAQVAVASPDTDGSPYNWGTTASRVTYTTGRAVKAAAKAVVDKAMDHAAEMLDCPVDDLELRDGGRIGRKGANTDLTFAQISGRAHWAAGGPIVGSNTLVFEEPTHDPKRAIALGLPFPRIGVFSFAAMGVDVDVDPVSGQVSVHEAWSAADVGRAINPKLVEVQLHGGFVQGLGYALVEEMVWDGARLANPSLMDYKVPTMRDVPDAIHTFIIEDPEPSGPFGAKGAGEIGLNPVVGAVANAVAQATGFRHHHLPLTGERVLNGMTGRG; encoded by the coding sequence ATGAGCCTTGATGCGTTCACCGGCAGCACCGTCGGCAAATCGGTTGCCAAGCTGGACAATCTGGAAAAGGTGCGCGGGCAGGCGGCCTATATCGCCGATCTGTATCGCCCCGGCATGCTGCATGGCGCGATCCTGGCCAGCCCCTATCCCCATGCCCGCATCCTTGGCTATGACCTGGCCGAGGCGCTGGCCGCGCCCGGCGTTGTCGCCATCGTCACCGGCGACGATGTGGGCGACGGGCGCATGGGGGCCTTCATCAAGGATGAACACGCCATCGCGCGCGGCAAGGTGATGTATGTCGGCGAACCCGTCGCCGCCGTCGCCGCCCGGACCGAGGCCGAGGCGCGCGCCGCCTGCCGGCTGATCCGGGTGGACTATGAGGAACTGCCCGCCGTCCTGTCGCCCGAGGAAGGGCTGGCCGAGGGCGCGCCGATCCTGCACGAACATCTGGCCGATTACATCAAGGTCTTTGACGCCGGATCCACCGGCAACCTGTGCAGCCGGACACGGCTGGAGGAAGGCAGCGTCGATACCGCCTGGGACCAGTGCGATGTGATCGTCGAAGGCGAATATACCACGCAAGCCCAGGCCCATGTGTCGATGGAACCCTGCGGTGCGCTGGCCGAGGTGGATGCCGCAGGCCGCATCACCCTGTGGTCGGCCAACCAGTCGGTGTTCCGGGTGCAGGCGAATGTCTGTGAATCGCTTGGCCTGCCGATGTCGCAATTGCGCAGCCTGACCCCGCGCGTCGGCGCCGGGTTCGGCAACAAGATGGAACCGCATATCCAGCCGATCTGCGTGGCGCTGGCGATCAAGGCGCAGCGCCCCGTCAAGCTGATCCTGTCGCGCGAGGAAGATTTCGAGATGGTCCGCGCCCGCCACCCTTTCAAGGTGTGGATGAGGACGGGGGCCAAGGCGGATGGCACGCTGGTGGCGCGCGACTGCCGCGTGCTGCTGGATTGCGGCGCCTTTGCCGACGATAGCCCGGGGGTGATGGGCTATGCCCTGCTGATGTGCGGCGGCCCCTACCGGATCCCGCATATGCGGGCATCCGGGCAGCTGGTCTATACCAACAAGCTGCGGTTCGGCGCCTTTCGCGGCTTTGGCAACCCGCAGGTGCTGTTTGCCGGCGAACAGCAGATCGACCAGATCGCCGAAAAGCTGGGTCTGGATGTGTTCGAGATTCGCCGCCGCAACATGCTGCGTGAAGGCGACCGCTGGTTCGTCGGGCCGCAGATCGCCTCGAACGGGCTGGCGCGCTGTATCGACGCGGTGGAGCACGCGGCGCAGGCCCCGCGCGCCGATGGAACCCCGCGCAACTTCGGCTTTGCGGTGACGGCGCATATCTCGGGCCTCTTGGGCACCGGCGCCATCGTGCGGATGCTGGAGGACGGGACGATTTCGCTGAATACCGGGGCTACGGACATCGGGCAGGGGTCCGATACCGTGCTGGCCCAGATCTGTGCCGAGGAACTGAAGGTGCCGCTGGCCCAGGTGGCGGTGGCCAGCCCCGATACCGACGGGTCGCCCTACAACTGGGGCACCACGGCCAGCCGGGTGACCTATACCACCGGCCGCGCGGTCAAGGCGGCGGCCAAGGCGGTGGTCGACAAGGCCATGGACCATGCGGCCGAGATGCTGGATTGCCCGGTGGACGACCTGGAACTGCGCGACGGCGGCCGGATCGGGCGCAAGGGCGCGAATACCGACCTGACCTTTGCCCAGATCTCGGGCCGGGCACATTGGGCGGCGGGCGGGCCGATCGTCGGCAGCAATACGCTGGTGTTCGAGGAACCGACCCATGACCCCAAGCGCGCCATCGCGCTGGGCCTGCCGTTCCCGCGCATCGGCGTGTTCAGCTTTGCCGCCATGGGGGTGGATGTGGACGTGGATCCGGTATCGGGCCAGGTCAGCGTGCATGAGGCGTGGTCGGCTGCCGATGTGGGCCGCGCGATCAACCCGAAACTGGTCGAGGTGCAGTTGCACGGCGGTTTCGTGCAGGGCCTGGGCTATGCGCTGGTCGAGGAAATGGTCTGGGACGGCGCGCGTTTGGCCAATCCGTCGCTGATGGATTACAAGGTGCCGACGATGCGCGACGTGCCCGACGCCATCCATACCTTCATCATCGAGGATCCCGAACCCTCTGGCCCCTTTGGCGCCAAGGGGGCAGGCGAGATCGGCCTGAACCCGGTGGTGGGCGCCGTGGCCAATGCGGTGGCACAGGCCACCGGGTTTCGTCACCACCACCTGCCGCTGACCGGCGAACGGGTGCTGAACGGCATGACCGGCCGGGGGTAG